One Manduca sexta isolate Smith_Timp_Sample1 chromosome 26, JHU_Msex_v1.0, whole genome shotgun sequence genomic region harbors:
- the LOC115450764 gene encoding protein phosphatase 1 regulatory subunit 3C, with amino-acid sequence MCAAIDMLASEQLFYGHSPPAGFLTDYSAPVRRPTKITTRGFSAPCLATLKPLQLTLKSAPRSCIKISTEKKKKKVVFADDRGFALEQVKFMTEPSHVPPYWALKVVSSPSPERKPPPAPIVDLWESRFAQPASDYVEFRRRITQDCVTLENVIIKQNECAVDGTVKVKNLDFGKEVFVRASSDGWTTSEDTYCAFVESGPLGPNGTSLYDTFGFRLQLPIHSRRLDFCVCFRCKGSEYWDNNKGHNYTIEKSSVRNTPGVSCARIKYGNSWTSRSDSTGNTPYW; translated from the coding sequence ATGTGCGCCGCGATCGACATGCTAGCGTCAGAGCAGCTGTTCTACGGGCACAGCCCGCCGGCCGGCTTCCTCACCGATTATTCAGCGCCTGTCAGGAGACCAACGAAGATTACCACAAGAGGTTTCTCCGCACCATGCTTAGCAACTCTCAAACCTCTACAATTAACATTGAAGTCGGCGCCACGTTCCTGCATAAAAATATCGACggagaagaaaaaaaagaagGTGGTTTTCGCGGACGATCGAGGATTCGCCCTCGAGCAAGTGAAGTTTATGACTGAACCGTCCCACGTGCCGCCGTACTGGGCCCTGAAAGTGGTGTCCAGTCCATCACCAGAGAGAAAGCCGCCTCCCGCTCCTATCGTGGACTTGTGGGAGTCGAGATTCGCTCAACCGGCATCGGATTACGTTGAATTCCGTAGAAGAATTACCCAAGACTGCGTCACTTTGGAAAATGTCATCATTAAACAAAACGAATGTGCTGTTGACGGGACGGTGAAAGTTAAGAACCTGGATTTTGGAAAGGAAGTGTTTGTGAGAGCTTCATCTGACGGCTGGACAACTAGTGAGGACACTTACTGCGCGTTTGTGGAGTCGGGGCCCCTGGGACCTAACGGGACCTCGCTCTACGATACCTTCGGATTCAGACTGCAACTGCCCATCCACTCTAGAAGACTTGATTTTTGTGTCTGCTTCAGATGCAAAGGAAGTGAATACTGGGACAATAACAAAGGCCATAACTACACTATAGAGAAATCGTCAGTCAGGAACACTCCTGGCGTTTCTTGCGCCAGGATAAAGTACGGGAACTCTTGGACGTCGAGGTCAGATTCTACGGGGAACACGCCTTATTGGTGA